GCCGAGGCGTTTCAGGACAATCCCGGTTCCGCCCGGGTACTGACCAATTGCGGTTTCGTCTATCTGGGCGATGCCGAAAGCTGGTCTGTGGCGCGCAACTCCCGCGTGCCGACCTGGACCTATCTGCGGAAGATGGGTTGAGACGGGCAGGGGGCGCTCGCGCCCCCTCTTGCGTCCTGACGACCGCAATTCACCCCCTGAGGATATTTATTGCACCAAAGATGGGGCTATTGTTGCCTTATCTTCGTGATGAGGTGGTTTCGGCGATGCGCAGGATCGGCACCGCCTTACAATGAATCAGGCTGCCGACAGTGCGGCCATGATCGGCCCGAAATCAGTGGCCTTGAGGCTTGCACCACCCACCAGTGCGCCATCCACATTGGCGATGGCAAAGATTTCGGTCGCGTTGCCGGGTTTCACGCTGCCACCATAGAGCAGCCGCACATCATCGGCATCCGCGATCACGCCCCGCAGCTTGTCGCGCATCAGCGCGTGAACCTCGGCGATCTGTCCCGTGGTGGGGGTGCGGCCAGTGCCGATCGCCCAGACGGGCTCATAGGCGATGACAGTATTGGCCGCGGTCGCCCCAGTGGGCAGAGATCCGGCCAGTTGCGCGGCTATCACATTCAGGGTCTCATCGCTGTCGCGCTGTGCTTCGGTTTCGCCCACACAGATGATGGCGGTCAGCCCGGCCTCATGGGTGGCAACAGCCTTGGCCGCGACATCGGCATCGGATTCTCCGTGATCGGCGCGCCGTTCCGAATGACCCAGGATGACGTAATCCGCCCCGACATCCCGCAGAAGCATCGCCGACACATCGCCGGTATGGGCCCCGGAAACCGAGGCATGGCAGTCCTGACCACCAACGGCAATGGAGCCTTCGCCGATCCGTGCTTTCATCGCCTGGATCAATGGCGCGGGCGGGCAGAGCAGCACCTCGCATTCCGAAGCCGCCGCGGCTTCCAGCATGGCATCGATCTCGGCCAATGCCGCCAGATCGCCATTCATCTTCCAGTTTCCTGCAGCAAGTTTGCGCGGTGCCATCCGGACCCTCCTTTCAGGTTTGCGGCCATGGCTTAGGGGCAACAGCTGCGCAAGGCAAGTCGGCAGAAAGTGACGGATCAGCCGTCCTGCGTGCGGCTGCCTTCCAGCGGCTCGAACCGGATTGATTCGCCACAACCGCAGGAATCGGTCACATTGGGATTGTTGAACCGAAAACCCGATTCCAGCAGCCCGGTCTCATAATCGATCTGCGTGCCGAACAGGAACATTTGCGCCATGGGCGAGATCATGACCCGCGCAGCCCCCTGTTCGACCACCTCTTCGTTCGGCTCGGGCGCCTTTGCCAGTTCCATCGTGTATTCCATGCCC
The Paracoccus alcaliphilus DNA segment above includes these coding regions:
- the tpiA gene encoding triose-phosphate isomerase, producing the protein MAPRKLAAGNWKMNGDLAALAEIDAMLEAAAASECEVLLCPPAPLIQAMKARIGEGSIAVGGQDCHASVSGAHTGDVSAMLLRDVGADYVILGHSERRADHGESDADVAAKAVATHEAGLTAIICVGETEAQRDSDETLNVIAAQLAGSLPTGATAANTVIAYEPVWAIGTGRTPTTGQIAEVHALMRDKLRGVIADADDVRLLYGGSVKPGNATEIFAIANVDGALVGGASLKATDFGPIMAALSAA
- a CDS encoding HesB/IscA family protein; its protein translation is MFAIPGTAPVTITPAAEKQIARLMTGKNAFGLRIGLKKGGCAGMEYTMELAKAPEPNEEVVEQGAARVMISPMAQMFLFGTQIDYETGLLESGFRFNNPNVTDSCGCGESIRFEPLEGSRTQDG